The DNA sequence GATACCGAGAGCATCAAGATATTCGTTTCTTTCCTCATCATCCAGCTGTGAAATTTCTTCTTCAATGGCTGCACATACAACAAATACCTTCGCATTTGACTTTGCGGCATATTCTTTTACCTTAGCTACATACTCATTTGAAGCACCGTCATCAGCAAGGTCATCCTCAGCCACATTTGCAGCGAAGATAACAGGCATATATGTGATAAGTCCAAGTGATTTTACAAATGCGACATCCTCTTCATCAGAAGATGTGTAGCTGCTTGCCATATTGTCATTTTCAAGTATATCCTTGAGTTCCAAAAGGATATCAAGCTCATGCTTTAGAGCTTTGTCATTCATTGCAGCTTTCTTAGTCTTTGCAATTCTTCGCTCCAAAATCTCAATATCGGAGAATATAAGCTCTAAGTTTATAGTTTCGATATCTCTTATCGGATCAACACTTCCCTCTACATGGATGATATTTGAGTCATCAAAGCATCTTACAACATGTATGATGGCATCACATTCACGAATATTTGATAAAAACTGGTTTCCAAGTCCTTCACCCTTGCTGGCACCCTTTACAAGACCTGCGATATCTACAAAGTCTATAAGTGCAGGTGTAACATTCTTTGTATTATATAATTTGCCAAGTTCTTTTAATCTGTCATCCGGTACTGCTACAACACCTACATTAGGGTCAATAGTAGCAAAAGGATAGTTTGCAGCAGTAGCACCTGCCTTTGTCAATGAGTTAAATAATGTACTCTTGCCTACATTCGGTAAGCCAACGATTCCTAGTTTCATATAAAAACCTTCTTTAAAATATTTTTGTATTGAATAATTATATTCGCAATAAAACCTGAATAAATATCAGGGTTAACCTGTTATATTTTAACATATAGGTATATAATTTAAAAGAGTAAAGCAAGGAGCTTTTGTGGAAAGGATGACCGGATGAAATTGCCGTATGGAGCAAATGAAGATGATTTTGAAAATATAAAAAAAATAGTTTCAGAATTTACAAATAATGACAAGAATTTAGATGAATCTACATTAGAAATAATGAATATAGCATATTCTACCGGGGGCGATTATTCGGATGAAACATTAATTGCTTATGTAAAAGCTTATTTTGAAATGAATAGTACAAATAAGAATTCATAGGAGGTAACGATGAACAAGATTACTTGTATTTGTTTAGGTGTGAAAGATATGGAAAGGTCAATAAAGTTTTATAGAGATGGTTTAGGATATAAGACTGATTGCAGAGAAAATAATCCGTCAGTATGCTTTTTTGATACTCCGGGAACAAAGTTTGAACTATTTCCTTTGGAACAATTAGCAAAAGATATTGATGAAAATAATCCACCAAAAGGGAATGGATTTTCAGGAATTACATTAGCCTACAATGTTGAACATAAAGAAGATGTAGAGACTGTAATTGCATTAGTAAGAAAAGCAGGTGGAAAAATTGTGAAAGAGCCACAGGAAGTTTTTTGGGGTGGATATCACGCATATTTTTCTGATTTAGATGGATACTATTGGGAAGTTTCATGGGGACCGAATTTTCAATTTGATGAAAATGGATTGCTGAAATTTTGAGGATAAATAGGGAAAGAGTATGCCATAAAGTAAGGAATATTTGATTTTGAAGGAGGTAATCATAGTGAATGAATTTA is a window from the Lachnoanaerobaculum umeaense genome containing:
- the ychF gene encoding redox-regulated ATPase YchF, giving the protein MKLGIVGLPNVGKSTLFNSLTKAGATAANYPFATIDPNVGVVAVPDDRLKELGKLYNTKNVTPALIDFVDIAGLVKGASKGEGLGNQFLSNIRECDAIIHVVRCFDDSNIIHVEGSVDPIRDIETINLELIFSDIEILERRIAKTKKAAMNDKALKHELDILLELKDILENDNMASSYTSSDEEDVAFVKSLGLITYMPVIFAANVAEDDLADDGASNEYVAKVKEYAAKSNAKVFVVCAAIEEEISQLDDEERNEYLDALGISVSGLDKLIAASYDLLGLLSYLTAGEDECRAWTIKKGTKAPGAAGKIHSDFERGFIKAEVINYQDLLDCGSTAAAKEKGLVRIEGKEYVVQDGDVILFRFNV
- a CDS encoding VOC family protein, with protein sequence MNKITCICLGVKDMERSIKFYRDGLGYKTDCRENNPSVCFFDTPGTKFELFPLEQLAKDIDENNPPKGNGFSGITLAYNVEHKEDVETVIALVRKAGGKIVKEPQEVFWGGYHAYFSDLDGYYWEVSWGPNFQFDENGLLKF